The following proteins are co-located in the Anas platyrhynchos isolate ZD024472 breed Pekin duck chromosome 1, IASCAAS_PekinDuck_T2T, whole genome shotgun sequence genome:
- the PSMC2 gene encoding 26S proteasome regulatory subunit 7 → MPDYLGADQRKTKEEEKEEKPIRALDEGDIALLKTYGQSTYSRQIKQVEDDIQQLLKKINELTGIKESDTGLAPPALWDLAADKQTLQSEQPLQVARCTKIINADSEDPKYIINVKQFAKFVVDLSDQVAPTDIEEGMRVGVDRNKYQIHIPLPPKIDPTVTMMQVEEKPDVTYSDVGGCKEQIEKLREVVETPLLHPERFVNLGIEPPKGVLLFGPPGTGKTLCARAVANRTDACFIRVIGSELVQKYVGEGARMVRELFEMARTKKACLIFFDEIDAIGGARFDDGAGGDNEVQRTMLELINQLDGFDPRGNIKVLMATNRPDTLDPALMRPGRLDRKIEFSLPDLEGRTHIFKIHARSMSVERDIRFELLARLCPNSTGAEIRSVCTEAGMFAIRARRKIATEKDFLEAVNKVIKSYAKFSATPRYMTYN, encoded by the exons ATGCCGGACTACCTGGGCGCCGACCAGCGGAAaacgaaggaggaggagaaggaggagaagcccATCCGCG CACTGGATGAAGGAGATATTGCCTTGCTGAAAACCTAC GGCCAGAGCACATACTCAAGGCAGATCAAGCAAGTAGAAGATGATATCCAACAACTACTTAAGAAAATCAATGAGCTCACAG GAATTAAGGAATCTGACACCGGCCTGGCTCCTCCTGCCCTTTGGGATTTGGCTGCAGATAAGCAAACTCTCCAAAGTGAGCAGCCATTACAGGTCGCCAG GTGTACAAAGATCATCAATGCAGACTCCGAGGATCCCAAGTACATTATCAATGTCAAACAGTTTGCCAAATTTGTGGTGGATCTCAGTGACCAGGTGGCACCTACTGATATAGAAGAAGGCATGAGAGTTGG GGTGGACAGGAACAAGTATCAAATCCACATCCCTTTGCCTCCAAAGATTGATCCCACAGTCACCATGATGCAA GTGGAAGAAAAACCAGATGTCACTTACAGTGATGTTGGTGGTTGTAAAGAGCAGATTGAAAAGCTCAGAGAGGTGGTTGAAACCCCTCTGCTTCAT CCTGAAAGATTTGTGAACCTTGGAATCGAGCCTCCCAAAGGAGTACTTTTGTTTGGGCCACCTGGTACGGGCAAAACACTTTGTGCCCGTGCTGTTGCTAACAGGACTGATGCCTGCTTCATCAGAGTAATTGGATCTGAGTTGGTGCAGAAGTACGTGGGAGAG ggAGCTCGAATGGTTCGTGAACTCTTTGAAATGGCCAGAACTAAAAAAGCTTGTCTCATATTCTTTGATGAAATTGATGCCATTGGAG GTGCTCGTTTCGatgatggggctgggggtgacaACGAAGTGCAGCGCACCATGCTGGAGCTGATCAACCAGTTGGATGGTTTTGACCCACGAGGCAACATCAAAGTGCTGATGGCTACAAACAGACCTGATACTCTGGATCCAGCACTGATGAGGCCTGGGAGGTTGGATAGGAAGATAGAGTTTAGCTTGCCTGATCTTGAG GGGCGAACTCACATATTCAAGATACACGCTCGTTCAATGAGTGTTGAAAGGGACATAAGATTTGAGCTGTTGGCTCGACTGTGTCCTAATAGCACAG GAGCTGAGATTCGCAGCGTCTGCACAGAGGCAGGCATGTTCGCGATCCGAGCACGTCGAAAAATTGCAACTGAGAAAGACTTCCTAGAAGCAGTGAACAAAGTCATTAAATCCTACGCGAAGTTCAGTGCTACTCCCCGCTACATGACCTACAACTAA